DNA from Clostridia bacterium:
CAATTATCTATGAAAGAGTATGATACCTTATTAATGAGCAGTGATGCCGTAAAATTCGGTACACGGAACGCTAAACTGAATTTGGATTCAGTTCCGGGAGCTTTAGCTTCTTCACATGGAAAACACAGGTTAGTATTGGAAGAAATCCGGGAATTTCATCGAGAATACAGGTGGGTCTAATGAATTATCAGAATATAAAGGTTCGTTTTCAGGAATCAATTTGTTTTATCCAGTTTTATCGCCCGGAAGCCAATAATACAATAAACGACGGTTTGATTGAAGAATGCCATCAGGTATTGGACTTATGCGGAGAGGCAGTCACTATTGTGGTATTAGAGGGTTTACCGGAGGTCTTTTGTTTTGGGGCAGATTTCCGGGAGGTTCGCTCCGGAATGACCAGTGAGCAACAAAGTCTTTACAGCCCTGAGCCCTTGTATGATTTGTGGCTGAAATTGGCAACAGGGCCGTACATAACGATTTCTCACGTCCGTGGGAAGGTAAATGCGGGAGGGGTGGGCTTCGTTGCAGCCAGTGATATTGTCATTGCCGATGGGACAGCGCAATTCAGCTTGTCTGAATTATTATTCGGTCTTTTCCCTGCTTGCGTCCTGCCTTTTTTGGTCCGCAGGATAGGTTTCCAAAAAGCCAATTACTTAACGCTGACAACTCAGACACTAACTGCAGACCAAGCTTTTTCATGGGGCCTGGCGGATGCTTTTGATGAACGGAGTGAGGCCTTGCTGCACAGACATCTGCTGCGTCTCAAACGCTTATCGAAAACGGCTGTTATGCGGTATAAACATTATATGAACAGAGTGGATGATTTGTTGTCTCAAGCTAAAGAATTGGCCATTTCAGCCAACAGGGAGGTTTTTTCTGACCCTCGTAACCTTGAGGGAATCTATCGGTATATAGAAAAAGGCAAGTTTCCCTGGGAAGCCTGAATTATAAAGAAATTACGAGTTGTGTTAGCTGGCACAACGGGTCAAACTAGTATGGATTCAGCTGAATTTGAAAGAATTGATTAACTATTGCTCAATAAGGGCCTCAAAAAATAGGGGGTGTTGTACACTTATGAGAATCACAGCGTTTAACGGGAGTCCAAGGGGAAGGGCAAGCAATACTGATGTTATGGTTAGTGCTTTTTTAGATGGTGCTGCATCAGCCGGGGCCCAGGTGGAAAATATTTATCTGGCTCACCATGATATAAAACATTGCCAGGGATGCGGGCATTGTATAAATTCAGGCGGCGAATGCGTTGTACAAGATGATATGCAGGACTTACTGCCCAAATATGTTGAG
Protein-coding regions in this window:
- a CDS encoding enoyl-CoA hydratase/isomerase produces the protein MNYQNIKVRFQESICFIQFYRPEANNTINDGLIEECHQVLDLCGEAVTIVVLEGLPEVFCFGADFREVRSGMTSEQQSLYSPEPLYDLWLKLATGPYITISHVRGKVNAGGVGFVAASDIVIADGTAQFSLSELLFGLFPACVLPFLVRRIGFQKANYLTLTTQTLTADQAFSWGLADAFDERSEALLHRHLLRLKRLSKTAVMRYKHYMNRVDDLLSQAKELAISANREVFSDPRNLEGIYRYIEKGKFPWEA